The DNA segment aaaaaaaaaaaatttaaaaaaaaataggccACTCAAAACTTCTTATGTGGATATCTCGAGAACTACTCATCCCACGAAGTCGAGATTGGTATCGTTGAAGTTGGGAGAGCTACCTCTaatagaaaatgaaagaaaaaacaatattttcttacaattaaaaaaattcaatatggcCGTCGTAAGTTAATCTTTGAGACTGCATAACTTGAGAATGAATCATCGTAGCAACTTGAGAGTGATGTTATTATTCTCAGGGAATGCAGATCTatcagaaaatacactaaaaaacataaaaaacaaaaaatcgaaaaataaaaaaaaaatttaaaaaaaaattttttttaaaaaaaaaaaaggcaaccTAAACTTTACGGACACCAGATTTAAATTCCTCACGAAAGCGACCTTCCTTTCACAACATAATAATTTCCTCCTTTGAGGAAGGTCAGCTACTTCTTTTATATAAAGATCAGTAttaaggatattttttttatcagtacatATTCAACGTTCACCTTAATCAGACCTCTTGTAAAGTCTACTGAACCAAGTCTTCACGCTCAACTCACACCACACACACACTCCATCAACCTTCAATgaatacaccccccccccccccatcgtgAAGTCCACAACAGCCAACTCTCCACACTCCAGAGAGCCATTGCCTTCCACTTCAACCCACAACATAAAATTACCTCATGGAATGGATGAATTATTAACAAGGAACTCAGCCGAAGACAGAAGTGTTACGAAAGATCAATTTACATTactaaatttggaaaaaattaaaatgcgcaGAAGAATACGTCAGAGAAACATAACAAGAATTCAACTTCCTAATATTCCATTACCTGGAGGACCTCGAAAACCCACACGTCCAGCTCCTATTCCTACTTCCAAGGTGAATAAAGAACTTAGAAAAAACTTGGACAAGCTATGTTTCTGTATAAAGTGTCAGGAGAAGAATGTGGATTTCTTCCAGGATCAGATTTCACAATTCTCTTCATTGACGTGTCAAAATTATCGTCTACAATCAAGGTCAATAAATTCTTCAACATAAATCAATACCAGGATACAAACACTACAACAAAATCGAGGAAGCAGAGGTTTTACATCAGCGGGAAGGATCGTGACTGCAATCATGAAACTGACCTTCATGAATATGAACGGAGGAGGGAGCAACAGCGGTATATAAAGAGTCACATCACCTCAGTTTTCTGTCAGTGTAAATTGGAGTTCGCTCTGTAAACTCTCTTAGTTAGCGTGTGTCTTAAAGTAATTTAATAATTCCATCTTTAGTGTTCCGTTCTTCCATCATGATTAAAGCAGTGGactcaagttttcaagaaatgttcGTGTTTGAAGTGACACATCAAAGCACGACGAATGACATCATTTCTTTTCTGATTGCGGTACGTAAGGAAGTCATTACCTTTTTATCTCATGTGCTACGAACATCTGGTTGTCAATTCAAACTAAGTCTTGCTTTGGAGTGTGAATACGAACATCTCGttacaaaagagagaaaagttaTACAACACACAGCTGACATCCTATCATTGCTGACGGAGAGCGATGTCGAAAGCAAGTTCGATACTTCTGTCAGTAAAATATTACGAGCGGAGACTGAATTTGAAACCAACAAGAGCCAATGGACTATCATTACATGCAATCGCCTCATTATCACTCTCTATCGCTTTATCCCTCTTACAGGAGGTGGAAATTGCACGCTAGAGAAGATTAAAAGCTGCAAATCAATTGTGAATGTTAAAGACGGAGGTAATCGCTGTTTCATGTACGCAATATgcggaaattttctgaaagctaAAGATAGATGTAAAATGACTAATTACGAGAAGAATGCGGAATTAAAAAAACGTTACAAGTGGTTGGAGTTTCCTATGAAGCTGGACAGTATTCctgagtttgaaaaaattaataatatctCTATAAACGTATTTACCTTCGATTCTTCTACTTCCTCTATTTATCCATTAAGAATCGCGAGGAGGGAACTACAAGATCATAGAGATCTATTTTTCTACGATTCCCATTTTATGCTCATATCGAAATTCGACGCATTTATTAGCAATATGAAAGATGTAAAGCAGATCAGAAACGTCTATTGTAAACGTTGTCTTCAACGCTTCCCGGCACGAAAGAAGAGGGACGAACACTTCGCTTACTGTTCCGGAATCGTCGTTCGAAATGGGAGTCCTGAATCTACCATACCGAGACTCATTTTGGAGAAGAATGCTGTTACAGAAATTCATTCTCCTCCAGAGGAAAGCTTTAGAATTTGCATTCTCCTTGGTCAAGAAGAGGACGATTATGACTGGACAACTTTCCGACATTCCAACATGAGCGTGCAAGATGTGAATCGGTTTGAAAAGCAAAATCCAGTGTTTAACATCAGCCTTTTTTCTTTCAACGGGATGAATGCTAACGTCATACCACTCAAAACCACTTCTACTCTCGATGTCTCCTCTAAGATCCAGAAGGACTTACTCATGATACGCACGGAGCAAGGAACATTTTTCCATATTATTCATGACTTATCCAGACTTCTTTCCTCTCAATATACTAGTCACAACGGTAAAAGATTTTATTGTAGACGCTGTCTAAGCAGTTACACTTCAGAAGAACGTCTGGAGAACCATTTGGAGCTGTGCAAGGACAATCCAATCGGGAAAGCGATTGTACCCCGTAAGGGTTCCGAAGAGAGCATTCTCACATTCAAGAAATATCAACAGAGACAGCACATCCCTGTGATACTGTATGTTGACTTTGAGACGCTACTTAAACCGATTGACGAACAATATGGAGCGAATCTTACTAGTGTTCGCTATCAAAAACACGAAGCTTCAGCCTTTTGTCTCTACACAGTCTCCACCTATGAACCGGACAAACAACCGATCGTGTACAGAGGACCTGATGCAGCACAAGTTTGTTTAAAATATATAGAAGCGGAAGTTGATCACGCCTTCGACTTGtataaaataaacaaaccgATGAATATAACACCCCTGGAGAGATTCAAAACATTATCTAACGCAAAAGACTGTTTCATTTGTGGAGGCAAATTCAATGGTGATGCTGTGATCGATCACGACCATTTCACAGGAGAAGTTCGAGGTGTGGCTCATTCAAGATGTAATTTATTATACAAGAGACCGACCTTCGTGCCTGTGAATGCACATAATTTACCTTACGATCTAAGTGGCCTGCTCCAAGGGATGGCAGGGAGTCAACAAGCTATAACCGTCATACCAACAACAGAGGAAAAGTATATCGCAGTTTTTCGAAAAACAACTAAGGGAAACGAATATAGATTCATAGACACTTACCGCTTCATGCAATCGTCACTTAAGAATTTAATCGATATTCAAACTGAAGACACCTTTCAGCAtacaaaaaaacattttccatCTAACTTACTCAGTCTTTTACGTCGTAAATGTGTGTATCCTTACGATTATATGAAGTCATGGGAAACTTATGAGGAAACAACACTGCCGAAGATTGAAGATTTCTATAATCATTTAAATAAGGAGGAGCTCACCGAGGAGGATTATCAACACGCTCAAGCTGTGTGGCGAGAATctaaagtgaaaaatttgggaGAGTACACAGACCTCTACGTCAAGGCTGATTGTTTGTTTCTTGCAGACATATTTGAGAAGTTCCGAAGCACGTTCGAGAGGGAATATCATCTGGACCCTGCATGGAGTTTGACGCTACCCTCGTTTGGATTACAGGCCTTTCTTTCTACCagcaaagtaaaaattgaattattaacaGATCTGAACCAGATTTTCATGTTTCATAAAGGTGTGAGGGGCGGTTTCGCTTGCGTCACACATCGTTACAGTGAAGCGCTAAATAAATACCTGGGACACACTTTAACAGAAGGTGATTGTAGCAAACAAATCATATTACTTGACGCCTGTAATCTTTATGGGTACGCGATGAGTCAATATCTCCCAATGCACTCTTTCACATGGATGACGAAGGCGGAGTTGAACACCTTTGACGTAGTTAAGACGAATAATAACGATCCATGGGGATTTCTGTTGGAAGTAGACCTTCATTACCCGAAGACTCTCCATGATTTACATGCGGACTTACCATTTTGTCCTGAAGTTAAAACACCACCCAGATCGTCTCAAACCAAACTCTTGGCGACCCTCTGGGATAAGAAGAATTACGTCATCCATAGTCGAGCCTTGAAACAAGCAGTCCAGCACGGACTAATCATAACTAAAATCCATAGGGGAATCAAATTTCGACAACTACCATTCGTTCGAGGTTTCGTAGAAAAGACTACGAAACTCCGACAACAGTCGAAAAACGCCTTTGAGAAGGATTTATTCAAACTTCTGGTTAACAGTCAGTTTGGTAAATTTCTTGAGAGCGTTCAGAAGCGAATGGACGTCGAGGTTGTTACAAACTCTCAAAGATTTCGAAAAATCGTTcgagataattttttcaaaaaagcttCGATTTTTAATCGCGATTTAGCTGCAGCCCACCGAAGCAGGAAGTATGTGAAGTACGACAAGCCTATTTTCATTGCTCAAGCTATTCTGGACATCGCTAAAGAACACATTTATCATTTTTGGTATGACGTGTTGAAACCTCGTTACGGAGAAGACATAACTTTGTTACTAACGGACACAGATAGTCTTCTCTTCGAGCTAAGAAATCATGACTTTTACGAAGACATGTTGACGTATATTGATGAATTTGACACCTCTGACTATCCGAAGAATCATCCTGCTTACTCTGAGAAGAATAAAAAAGTAATCGGAAAGTTTAAGGAAGAGTACAATGCCGTTCCCGTGAAGACCTTTGTCGGTTTGCGTGCTAAGATGTATGCGATTGAATCAATCGACGATGAAAAGAAACGAGCTAAAGGAATAAAGAAATCTGTGGTAAAGAATGAGATAACAATCCAAGACTATAAAGATTGTTTGTTTTCCAAGAAAGACTTTACTCACGAACAGAGATCCATCGTTAGTAAGAAACTTGtcatgtacagtattaaaacgAAGAAGAAGTCTCTGTCAACTTTTGATGATAAGCGAGTGATCCTACGAGATGGGATTTCTAGCTTACCTCATGGACACTATGCTGTTGAGAATCATCGGAGTTTACAGAAGAGGGTCCACGAAGAACTGCTACAGATGATACCACCATGCATCAAGATGGAGACTTCGGATTGTAAAAAAAGAACGACTAGGAAAAACAGCGCTCGAAGAACAAAAAGGAAGAATACATCGATCGAGGAAGATAAGGAGGTCAAGAAGAGGAGGGTTTTGCGGAGTGAGGAGGAAGGAACGATCAAAGACGAAGATGTAAACAGTGGGACAAGTAGAAAGCGGAAAATCTTCGCTGACTCGGAACATGTCAGCAAGAAAAATAAGTCCTCGTTGCCTGATCATGATGAAGCAGGAAATACTCTTAAACTGGTGAACGAAGAAGGAAAATGGAAGGTAGTTAATGATGCAGTGGTGAAACAGGAAGACTTGTTCGAGGTTAAAACCGAGCCTATGATCGAGGAGAAGCAGGAAGACCCGCTCGACTTGTCGATGGAGGTCAAAAAGGAGGTTTAAATACTTAACTAAAACAGCTCAAGAACAACACTTCGTATTCACACCTCGAATCATCACTCCGAGAGCTATATAAGCAGCAACCATCCACTCAATAGTCGCAGTCGTTTCTTCGCTCTCAACCAGTGGCAAGCCTCTCCTTCTCGAGCGCCAGCACCAGATCAACTTGGACGCCAGCAATATAACCAACCCACGACATAGAAATACACGCAGTCTCTTTTCTCTTCGCAAGCAAGAAACAACTCCACCAGTCATGACATTCACAGCTGACGTATCTGGAGTCGGTGGACTTAGCGACGTTGATATTCGACGTTTGTACACGGAGTTCTTAGCTCATCATCAAGGTGTAGATACCACACCTCAAACAACAATGCAGCCTCCCAGCCAACCACTTCAACCTCTCGCTAGTGGACACGGACTTGCTGCTGTGCACCCTCCACGACCCTACCTGGGGACGCAGACTGATGTCCCGCGACCAGTGTTTGTGACATCGCTCCCGCCCGCGCCGGCTCCGGTGTCAGTAACAGCGGTCCCGCCCGCGCCGGCTCCGGTGTTTGTAACATCGGGTCCGCCCGCGCCCGCGCCCGCCCCGCCCGCGCCCGCCCCGCCCGCGCCGGCCTCGCCCGACACACCCGGAGCAGGAACCAGCTTTGACGAAAGGCCATTAGAGGAAGAAATGGAAATAATCCAAATAACCTCAGCAAAGCGGAAGGCGGAGCAAATGACAGACGCGGATGAAGCCGCACTTCCCACAAAGAAGAAACCGGAATACAAGGTGAAACCTATGCTGATTCAAAGTAGATGCTACGATCTGCTTGGAAACGGAAGCAAGAGCATCACGATTGGCTGTGAGTGGACGACTGGGTTTCCCGTGAAGATATTGTTGAGTAAATTGGATATGGCGAACAATTTCCTTCTCTTGACAACTGAAGAGTGGTACACTTTGAAAATGTACTTTGACGTAATTGGAGAATATCTGGATGATAAGCAAACACCCACGAAAGACGTACATCTCAGTACATCAGCGATCATGAAATTCCGTTTAGTCTTCCAGAAGCCATCTGTAGTCCTGATGAATCCTACCGGAAAATTCATCATGCAGAAACCGGTGTTTGATCGATTGAGACACGGTCAAACTTTAATAGACGCAGCAATCACGGAAGCTGAACAGAAGGCCGTCGAGCTCTTTCAGATAGTTAATGGAGAAAAACCGGCGGAAGGAATTGGTTATATGGAACTTTGTTGGCTGGATGCTATATGCAGGCGCTTCGAGGCACTAAATCTTGGCAGTAACGATGCCGAAGAAACGACGACGACGTAGATCAATTAATTCTTGTGGATTAGGCCTACCGGGGATAccacgtgaaaaaaaaaacgcgccttaTACTCTACCTCAATGAATGCTAGTTTAATCATACCTAAATAGATTATTCTAGTGTGTCaataaggtggtgtggaaaagAGTATATAAAAAGCACTCCAAAGTCTACTTCTTTCAAATGCTCGTCATCAAGCAGAAGAAGAGGATCGTTGGAGGGGGAATAATAAATTCTCTTATCAACAATCTTCCTTTCGAAGTTCACTGGCCTGGGATGAATTATTGCGGTCCAGGTACAAAATTAGAAGAACGACTAAGAAGAGGAGATCCTGGTGTCAACAAATTGGatgaattttgcaagaaacacgacaTCGCCTACTCGCAGAACAAGGACTCAAGGTCACGACACGAGGCTgacgaaattttgaaggaaagagCTTGGGAAAGATTTAAAGCAAAGGACTCGTCGTTAGGAGAAAAGGCGGCAGCGTATGTTGTTACAAACGCTATGAAAGCAAAACTAGCCATGGGAGCCGGTgtgaagaagacgaagaaacgCGGGAGTGGAGGGAAAAAACCTcgtactggaaaaaataaaagtcgCAGTAGCGGAAACGGAAAAGCGAAGGCAGAACTACTACGTGTAATCCCTCTACCTAAAACAGGAGGTTTTTTACAGTACCTATATCCTTTACTCACTGGATTAGGTCAAGTTGGAAGCGCGGCTAGTACGGGAAAGGAGTTACtacaaaaaattcagaagttgaAATCCGGAGGTGTTGTTAAACGGAAGATGAAATTAGCACCCTTCAAGAAAGGATGGGGTCTCTACTTGAGACCGTACGAACCAAAAAACTGTTGAAACGACTGCCCAAGAAAGCACTGAGTAATGTGGAATTGATGGATGCTGTAAAGAAACTGGATCTCCCACATTTTAGAGGTATCTTCATGCGAGACGAACTAAGCAGGAAGAAACCTTGGAAGAGGGAGATGGGAATTGTAAATCTCGATGTCTCCAGCGGACCAGGAACACATTGGGTGGCATACTCGAAGAGAAAATTACCCCTTGTCGTGTATTTCGATAGCTTCGGTCTACGTCCTCCACCCGAGGTTACTCAGTATTTCATGGGTAGTCCAATAGTTTACAGCAATGATGTGAAACAAAATTATGATATGAATAACTGTGGACACTTGTGTCTCGAATTCTTAATAAAAGAAGCGGAATATGAAGAAGCCTCTCATTAGATAACCAACGCTCGACTCAGCATGTCTACTCGATCATTTACACTCACCGGAAAAGAGTCTATTCTTTCACATCGTTATTTTCCTCCTATTGAATTGAATGAAAACCGAAATTATTCCATCGGATTGACTCACTTCGTCGTCTACAACTCTGTACCCAATATCGAAGAAAGGAACAATCTATTTCACTTCGGAGAAGAAACTATTGTAATTCCTACTGGATCTTACGAGATTGAGGATATAGAAAACTATCTGAAGCAGAAGTTAAGGAACGAGATTTCTCTCAAGGCGAACCACAACACTCTTCGTTGCGAGATTCAAGGTAGTAAGGAGATAGACTTTACAAAACCAGGAAGCATTGGTCGTCTATTAGGATTCGGTCACGAAAAGCTCGCTGCGAACATTCTACATTCTTCAACTCAACCTGTGGATATCGTAAAACTGAATGTGATCATAATCGATTGTAACATCGTATCTGGTGCTTACATAAACGAGAGGGAAAGTCACGCCATCTACCAATTCGCTCCTGTTACTTCTCCAGGTTTCAAGATTATCGAAATCCCGCACAACATTCTATATTTACCTGTGAAGAGGAAGCAAATCGATAACATCTCCTTGTCGATCACAGATCAAGACGGTCGACTCTTGAACTTTCGTGGTGAGACCATAACCGTTGGATTACATCTTAAGGAGGATGGGATTTGAATTCGATAAATATAAAAAGAGGAATCACGTTCGCTCCTCATTCACTTCTCCGACGATCGTCAGGAGGATAAGTCCAAAAAGTCGAGCAATTCTGAAACGTCTTGGATACAAAGTTAAAAATGAGCGACATTCTTCAAGTTCAAAACGGACCGGTTTTGGATACTTCCATCACAAAAATCAGCGAGCAAACTTTTAATCCAACAAATCCAAACGCTCTCTCCAACAACGATATAATTCATTTCGCCATCAATCAGTCGGACTACTTACCTTTGCTGCATCGAAGTTATTTCTTGATCAGTGGTAGGATCACGGTGGAAGAAACTGTTGCTGCTACAGCTACTACCGCTGAGAAACAAGTCACAAAAGCTGCTCAGAGGACAAAACTTACGAACGGAGGAATTTTGTATCTCTTCAATAGGGCTGAGGTGCGAATAGACAATCAAACTGTGGAGTCAGTATCAGAGCCGGGCTTGACATGCATTCCCAAGATATACTCCACCTTCAACGAATGGGATTCTCGACATTTACAAGTAATGGGATGGGAGAAGGATATACCATTGGATGCTGACGGTAGATTTCATAACGTCATTATCCCCTTCAGAGTTCTCTTTGGTTTGGGAGAGGATCTACGACAAGTGCTTGTGAATCCGAAAATCGAAATTCTACTCACCCGCTCGAGGACAAACAATGACGCAGTGTTCAGCTCGGCAGCTGAAAATTATACTCTAACCTTGGAACGCATGCAATATCGTTTACCCATCGTGAGTGTGGATGATGGTcaaagattgaaatttttgaaactcatCGAGAAAGACAAACCTCTCATCGTTGCTTTCCGTGCATGGGACCTTTATCAATACCCTCTTTTACCTCAAACAACTAAACACACCTGGACCATCAAGACAACAACACAATTGGAAAAGCCGAGGTATGCCATTGTATTCTTTCAAACGAATCGGAGTGGAAATCAACTCAAGGATGTGAGCAAGTTTGATCACTGCAATCTGAGGAATATAAAGCTACTTCTGAATAACGAGGCATATCCGTATGAAGATGTGAACCAATCCTTCACCAAGCATGATTACAATATGTTCTACCACGCTTACTGCAGTTTCTCTTCGACCTTCAACGCTTTACCTGATCCGACTCCACTTCTCGAcattgaaaacttcaagaataaAGCTCCACTTTTCGTCATCGATTGTTCCAGACAACGTGAGTCTTTGCAGCACGGTCCGATTGACGTGAAACTCAACTTCGAATCAAACAATAATTTTCCTGAGCACACAACAGCGTTTTGTATACTGATTCATGATAGTGTTTTCGAGTACAGTCCTTTGACTAGCATCATTCGAAAACATGAAGGttgaaagacaaaaaattcGCTTACCCATCCGAAAGTTCGAGTTTGAGGGTGGTTGTTTGAAGAAGAAGAGACATAGCAACTTGTTACCGAATGTTATCAGAGGACTGATCGTTGGACCAAGTAATTGTGGAAAAACAAACCTCATGCTCTCTTTGCTTGTTGATAAGAATGGCGTGAAGTTTGAGAACGTCTATCTATTCTCTAAAACAACAGATCAACCGAAATACAATTACTTAGCGGACATATTGAAGAGAGTTAAGGGAATCGGTTTTTTTCCTTACGTAGGTGTTGTACTTAAACCGGACGAAGTAAAAAGAAATTCAGTTTGTATTTTCGATGACGTCATAACGGACAATCAAAGTCCTATCAGAGATTTCTTCG comes from the Bemisia tabaci chromosome 7, PGI_BMITA_v3 genome and includes:
- the LOC140224994 gene encoding uncharacterized protein, whose product is MIKAVDSSFQEMFVFEVTHQSTTNDIISFLIAVRKEVITFLSHVLRTSGCQFKLSLALECEYEHLVTKERKVIQHTADILSLLTESDVESKFDTSVSKILRAETEFETNKSQWTIITCNRLIITLYRFIPLTGGGNCTLEKIKSCKSIVNVKDGGNRCFMYAICGNFLKAKDRCKMTNYEKNAELKKRYKWLEFPMKLDSIPEFEKINNISINVFTFDSSTSSIYPLRIARRELQDHRDLFFYDSHFMLISKFDAFISNMKDVKQIRNVYCKRCLQRFPARKKRDEHFAYCSGIVVRNGSPESTIPRLILEKNAVTEIHSPPEESFRICILLGQEEDDYDWTTFRHSNMSVQDVNRFEKQNPVFNISLFSFNGMNANVIPLKTTSTLDVSSKIQKDLLMIRTEQGTFFHIIHDLSRLLSSQYTSHNGKRFYCRRCLSSYTSEERLENHLELCKDNPIGKAIVPRKGSEESILTFKKYQQRQHIPVILYVDFETLLKPIDEQYGANLTSVRYQKHEASAFCLYTVSTYEPDKQPIVYRGPDAAQVCLKYIEAEVDHAFDLYKINKPMNITPLERFKTLSNAKDCFICGGKFNGDAVIDHDHFTGEVRGVAHSRCNLLYKRPTFVPVNAHNLPYDLSGLLQGMAGSQQAITVIPTTEEKYIAVFRKTTKGNEYRFIDTYRFMQSSLKNLIDIQTEDTFQHTKKHFPSNLLSLLRRKCVYPYDYMKSWETYEETTLPKIEDFYNHLNKEELTEEDYQHAQAVWRESKVKNLGEYTDLYVKADCLFLADIFEKFRSTFEREYHLDPAWSLTLPSFGLQAFLSTSKVKIELLTDLNQIFMFHKGVRGGFACVTHRYSEALNKYLGHTLTEGDCSKQIILLDACNLYGYAMSQYLPMHSFTWMTKAELNTFDVVKTNNNDPWGFLLEVDLHYPKTLHDLHADLPFCPEVKTPPRSSQTKLLATLWDKKNYVIHSRALKQAVQHGLIITKIHRGIKFRQLPFVRGFVEKTTKLRQQSKNAFEKDLFKLLVNSQFGKFLESVQKRMDVEVVTNSQRFRKIVRDNFFKKASIFNRDLAAAHRSRKYVKYDKPIFIAQAILDIAKEHIYHFWYDVLKPRYGEDITLLLTDTDSLLFELRNHDFYEDMLTYIDEFDTSDYPKNHPAYSEKNKKVIGKFKEEYNAVPVKTFVGLRAKMYAIESIDDEKKRAKGIKKSVVKNEITIQDYKDCLFSKKDFTHEQRSIVSKKLVMYSIKTKKKSLSTFDDKRVILRDGISSLPHGHYAVENHRSLQKRVHEELLQMIPPCIKMETSDCKKRTTRKNSARRTKRKNTSIEEDKEVKKRRVLRSEEEGTIKDEDVNSGTSRKRKIFADSEHVSKKNKSSLPDHDEAGNTLKLVNEEGKWKVVNDAVVKQEDLFEVKTEPMIEEKQEDPLDLSMEVKKEV
- the LOC109038231 gene encoding uncharacterized protein, which codes for MSDILQVQNGPVLDTSITKISEQTFNPTNPNALSNNDIIHFAINQSDYLPLLHRSYFLISGRITVEETVAATATTAEKQVTKAAQRTKLTNGGILYLFNRAEVRIDNQTVESVSEPGLTCIPKIYSTFNEWDSRHLQVMGWEKDIPLDADGRFHNVIIPFRVLFGLGEDLRQVLVNPKIEILLTRSRTNNDAVFSSAAENYTLTLERMQYRLPIVSVDDGQRLKFLKLIEKDKPLIVAFRAWDLYQYPLLPQTTKHTWTIKTTTQLEKPRYAIVFFQTNRSGNQLKDVSKFDHCNLRNIKLLLNNEAYPYEDVNQSFTKHDYNMFYHAYCSFSSTFNALPDPTPLLDIENFKNKAPLFVIDCSRQRESLQHGPIDVKLNFESNNNFPEHTTAFCILIHDSVFEYSPLTSIIRKHEG